In Oryza sativa Japonica Group chromosome 11, ASM3414082v1, the following are encoded in one genomic region:
- the LOC4349866 gene encoding uncharacterized isoform X1 — protein sequence MSILLWLSHVLLKLHYLRLYSCASSCTPVSILYGTNKKLKCLGDRFGEMEGSNPPGNMTQGPSYGSLDLHGISKQMHPPNSGNQGFNQPQIPGNFTIPMDRVTEPDNISDGVQLGQHGKIAHHHHHHRHHSKNHGSDEEEHDMNEDAADGKDKKGSPWHRMKWTDSMVKLLITAVSYTGEDPGADLGGGRRNYSMMQKKGKWKAISKVMGERGCHVSPQQCEDKFNDLNKRYKRLTDILGRGTACNVVENHSLLDHMDISEKMKEDARKILNSKHLFYEEMCSYHNNNRISLPEDPALQQSLQLALRCKEDNDFMRHASGDAELDDDQSEDSDYEENEEEHRAVDTNIRGPSMHKRMWHVVDHGDVGFVTSCSNDGSGRSDPYDVLDINKPFPDGCDLALVQKDLALKAAEIQKHRLQIETKAVQLAKQRLKWEMFRKNKDLELEKLALENEQMMLQNKRFELDLRHKELELEIKIKGNANHP from the exons ATGTCTATCCTCCTTTGGCTATCCCATGTACTGCTGAAACTTCATTACTTGAG GTTATATTCATGTGCATCCTCGTGCACTCCTGTGTCCATCTTATATGGTACCAACAAGAAGTTGAAGTGTTTGGGTGATCGCTTTGGGGAAATGGAAGGCAGCAACCCACCTGGTAATATGACACAGGGACCTTCCTATGGGAGTTTAGATTTGCATGGTATCTCCAAGCAAATGCATCCTCCAAACTCAGGAAATCAGGGCTTCAACCAGCCTCAGATACCAGGGAATTTTACCATTCCTATGGATAGGGTTACAGAGCCTGATAACATCTCTGATGGAGTTCAGTTAGGACAACATGGGAAGATTGCccatcatcaccatcaccacAGACACCACTCAAAGAACCATGGGAGTGATGAAGAGGAGCACGATATGAATGAGGATGCTGCTGATGGCAAAGACAAGAAGGGCTCTCCATGGCATCGGATGAAGTGGACAGATTCAATGGTGAAGCTTTTGATTACTGCAGTATCCTACACAGGGGAGGATCCTGGAGCTGATTTAGGCGGTGGGAGGAGGAACTATTCAATGATGCAAAAGAAGGGAAAATGGAAAGCAATATCAAAGGTCATGGGCGAGAGAGGTTGCCATGTGTCGCCACAGCAGTGTGAGGATAAGTTCAATGACCTTAATAAGAGATACAAAAGACTAACAGATATCCTTGGAAGGGGTACTGCTTGTAATGTTGTGGAGAATCACTCACTTCTTGATCACATGGATATTTCTGAGAAGATGAAAGAGGATGCAAGGAAGATACTGAACTCCAAACACTTGTTCTATGAAGAGATGTGTTCCTACCATAATAATAACCGTATAAGTCTGCCTGAAGATCCCGCACTTCAGCAGTCACTACAGCTTGCTCTTAGATGTAAAGAGGATAATGATTTCATGAGGCATGCAAGTGGAGATGCTGAACTAGATGATGATCAGAGTGAAGATTCAGATTATGAGGAGAATGAGGAAGAACATCGAGCAGTTGATACCAATATAAGGGGCCCCTCAATGCATAAAAGGATGTGGCATGTTGTAGATCATGGTGATGTAGGTTTTGTCACCTCATGCTCGAATGATGGTAGTGGGAGGTCTGATCCCTATGACGTGTTGGATATCAACAAACCCTTTCCAGATGGATGTGATTTGGCTTTGGTGCAAAAAGACTTGGCTCTGAAAGCAGCAGAGATTCAAAAACATCGTTTGCAGATTGAAACCAAGGCTGTGCAACTCGCAAAGCAACGTCTCAAGTGGGAGATGTTCAGGAAGAACAAGGACTTGGAATTGGAAAAGTTGGCGTTGGAGAATGAACAAATGATGCTTCAGAATAAGCGGTTTGAGCTTGACCTAAGACACAAGGAGCTAGAACTTGAGATTAAGATAAAGGGCAATGCTAATCATCCATGA
- the LOC4349866 gene encoding uncharacterized isoform X2, with protein MEGSNPPGNMTQGPSYGSLDLHGISKQMHPPNSGNQGFNQPQIPGNFTIPMDRVTEPDNISDGVQLGQHGKIAHHHHHHRHHSKNHGSDEEEHDMNEDAADGKDKKGSPWHRMKWTDSMVKLLITAVSYTGEDPGADLGGGRRNYSMMQKKGKWKAISKVMGERGCHVSPQQCEDKFNDLNKRYKRLTDILGRGTACNVVENHSLLDHMDISEKMKEDARKILNSKHLFYEEMCSYHNNNRISLPEDPALQQSLQLALRCKEDNDFMRHASGDAELDDDQSEDSDYEENEEEHRAVDTNIRGPSMHKRMWHVVDHGDVGFVTSCSNDGSGRSDPYDVLDINKPFPDGCDLALVQKDLALKAAEIQKHRLQIETKAVQLAKQRLKWEMFRKNKDLELEKLALENEQMMLQNKRFELDLRHKELELEIKIKGNANHP; from the coding sequence ATGGAAGGCAGCAACCCACCTGGTAATATGACACAGGGACCTTCCTATGGGAGTTTAGATTTGCATGGTATCTCCAAGCAAATGCATCCTCCAAACTCAGGAAATCAGGGCTTCAACCAGCCTCAGATACCAGGGAATTTTACCATTCCTATGGATAGGGTTACAGAGCCTGATAACATCTCTGATGGAGTTCAGTTAGGACAACATGGGAAGATTGCccatcatcaccatcaccacAGACACCACTCAAAGAACCATGGGAGTGATGAAGAGGAGCACGATATGAATGAGGATGCTGCTGATGGCAAAGACAAGAAGGGCTCTCCATGGCATCGGATGAAGTGGACAGATTCAATGGTGAAGCTTTTGATTACTGCAGTATCCTACACAGGGGAGGATCCTGGAGCTGATTTAGGCGGTGGGAGGAGGAACTATTCAATGATGCAAAAGAAGGGAAAATGGAAAGCAATATCAAAGGTCATGGGCGAGAGAGGTTGCCATGTGTCGCCACAGCAGTGTGAGGATAAGTTCAATGACCTTAATAAGAGATACAAAAGACTAACAGATATCCTTGGAAGGGGTACTGCTTGTAATGTTGTGGAGAATCACTCACTTCTTGATCACATGGATATTTCTGAGAAGATGAAAGAGGATGCAAGGAAGATACTGAACTCCAAACACTTGTTCTATGAAGAGATGTGTTCCTACCATAATAATAACCGTATAAGTCTGCCTGAAGATCCCGCACTTCAGCAGTCACTACAGCTTGCTCTTAGATGTAAAGAGGATAATGATTTCATGAGGCATGCAAGTGGAGATGCTGAACTAGATGATGATCAGAGTGAAGATTCAGATTATGAGGAGAATGAGGAAGAACATCGAGCAGTTGATACCAATATAAGGGGCCCCTCAATGCATAAAAGGATGTGGCATGTTGTAGATCATGGTGATGTAGGTTTTGTCACCTCATGCTCGAATGATGGTAGTGGGAGGTCTGATCCCTATGACGTGTTGGATATCAACAAACCCTTTCCAGATGGATGTGATTTGGCTTTGGTGCAAAAAGACTTGGCTCTGAAAGCAGCAGAGATTCAAAAACATCGTTTGCAGATTGAAACCAAGGCTGTGCAACTCGCAAAGCAACGTCTCAAGTGGGAGATGTTCAGGAAGAACAAGGACTTGGAATTGGAAAAGTTGGCGTTGGAGAATGAACAAATGATGCTTCAGAATAAGCGGTTTGAGCTTGACCTAAGACACAAGGAGCTAGAACTTGAGATTAAGATAAAGGGCAATGCTAATCATCCATGA
- the LOC4349867 gene encoding tubby-like F-box protein 13, which produces MSFRSIVRDVRDGFGSLSRRGFEVRILGHRRGKSHGAVHELHDPVPVIQSSCWASLPPELLRDIIERLEESEATWPSRKHVVACAGVCRTWREMCKEIVKNPELCGKITFPISLRQPGPRDGTMQCFIRRDKSTQTYYLYLSLGSAVLVDNGKFLLSAKRNWHATCTEYVISMNANNLSRSTNTNIGKLRSNFLGTKFVIYDTHTPYNATSDSQSGKTSRRFSNKGTAKHPCSTYSIANISYELNVFGTRGPRRMCCLMHSIPASSLEAGGTVPSQPDSILAHSLNESSFRSVSFSKSSVMDHSMHFSSAQFSDISIGDGPRIGGRVLSDDEECKETPLILQNKAPRWHEQLQCWCLNFRGRVTVASVKNFQLIAATQPAAGAPTPSQPVPPPPPEHDKVILQFGKVAKDMFTMDYHYPLSAFQAFAISLSSFDTKLACE; this is translated from the exons ATGTCGTTTCGCAGCATCGTGCGCGATGTGAGGGATGGATTTGGGAGCCTATCGAGGAGGGGATTTGAGGTCAGGATTCTGGGGCATCGCAGGGGGAAGTCTCATGGTGCTGTCCATGAGTTGCATGACCCGGTGCCTGTAATCCAGAGCAGCTGCTGGGCTAGCTTGCCTCCGGAATTGCTTCGTGATATCATTGAGAGGTTGGAAGAAAGTGAGGCTACATGGCCTTCTAGGAAGCATGTGGTTGCTTGTGCGGGTGTCTGCAGAACATGGAGGGAGATGTGTAAAGAGATCGTCAAGAATCCAGAGTTGTGTGGGAAGATCACCTTCCCTATTTCTCTGAGGCAG CCTGGGCCACGAGATGGAACTATGCAGTGTTTCATTAGGAGGGATAAGTCTACGCAGACCTACTATTTGTACCTCTCTCTTGGCTCTG CTGTGCTTGTTGACAATGGCAAATTCCTTCTATCAGCAAAAAGAAACTGGCATGCAACATGTACAGAATATGTGATATCTATGAATGCTAACAATTTATCTAGGTCTACCAACACAAACATTGGAAAATTGAG GTCAAACTTCCTTGGCACAAAGTTTGTAATATATGATACCCACACTCCGTACAATGCAACTAGTGATTCACAGTCAGGGAAAACAAGCCGAAGATTCTCCAACAAGGGAACAGCAAAGCATCCCTGCAGCACATATAGCATAGCAAACATCTCATATGAGCTAAACGTCTTTGGAACTCGGGGTCCTAGGCGGATGTGCTGTTTAATGCACTCCATCCCTGCCTCATCTCTTGAGGCTGGTGGGACTGTTCCTAGCCAGCCGGATAGCATCCTTGCCCATTCCCTCAATGAATCCTCCTTTAGGAGTGTCTCCTTTTCGAAATCGTCCGTTATGGACCATTCCATGCATTTCAGCAGTGCTCAGTTCTCTGACATCTCAATTGGAGATGGCCCAAGGATTGGGGGCCGGGTATTGAGCGATGATGAGGAGTGCAAGGAGACACCTTTGATTCTCCAAAACAAGGCTCCAAGATGGCATGAGCAGCTACAGTGCTGGTGCTTAAACTTCCGGGGCCGGGTAACTGTTGCTTCTGTCAAGAACTTCCAGCTCATCGCAGCCACGCAGCCTGCTGCGGGAGCCCCAACTCCATCACAGCCTGTTCCACCACCCCCACCAGAGCATGATAAGGTCATACTGCAATTCGGGAAGGTTGCCAAGGACATGTTCACCATGGATTACCACTACCCGCTCTCAGCCTTCCAGGCATTTGCTATCTCCCTGAGTAGTTTCGACACCAAGCTGGCCTGCGAATAG
- the LOC4349868 gene encoding protein BYPASS1-LIKE produces MPATDYQGSSSTHSHPSPFSSFGRSLLSLRRDSPAAAAGASPAMASGEEADLEAFQRHVAAHLADLRGGEDELLSIEWIRRLLEAFLLCQEEFRVVVALARRRGALSAAAEKMVGDFYERAVKALDVCNAARDGVDQVRRWERLAGIAASVLLAPGEIHEGQLRRARKALSDLSVLLIDDAAAAAGGGGVASFLSSHRNRSFGRARASPSRSATLASSSSSSSSSSSSSHFRSLSWSVSRNWSAARQLQAIGSGLAAPRAHEGGLVAPVYSMGCLLHLAAWALVAAVPCPDRAAALQAHHLPAAPPRAAFPWAPPLLALQERLTEEGKRKDRRNSCGLLKEIHALEKCTQRLAEAIDAAPVPLSGEREAEVREAAAELAAVCAAMRAGLEPLERQVREVFHRIVRSRMEGLDSPMLNAD; encoded by the coding sequence ATGCCGGCGACCGACTACCAGGGCTCCTCCTCGACCCACTCCCACCCGTCGCCCTTCTCCTCGTTcggccgctccctcctctcgctCCGCCGCgacagccccgccgccgccgccggcgcgtccCCGGCCATGGCgtccggcgaggaggccgacCTGGAGGCGTTCCAGCGGCACGTGGCGGCGCACCTCGCCGATCTCAGGGGCGGGGAGGACGAGCTCCTGTCCATCGAGTGGATCCGGCGGCTGCTCGAGGCGTTCCTGCTGTGCCAGGAGGAGTTccgggtggtggtggcgctggcgcgccgccgcggggcgctgtcggcggcggcggagaagatgGTGGGGGATTTCTACGAGCGCGCGGTGAAGGCGCTCGACGTGTGCAACGCCGCACGCGACGGCGTCGACCAGGTCAGGCGGTGGGAGCGGCTCGCCGGCATCGCGGCGTCCGTGCTGCTCGCCCCAGGGGAGATCCACGAGGGCCAGCTCCGCCGCGCGCGGAAGGCGCTCTCCGACCTCTCGGTGCTCCTCAtcgacgacgccgcggccgccgcgggtggcggcggcgtcgcctccttcctctcctcccaccGCAACCGCTCCTtcggccgcgcccgcgcgtcGCCCTCCCGCTCCGCgacgctcgcctcctcctcatcctcctcgtcgtcgtcctcctcctcctcccacttccgcTCGCTCTCGTGGAGCGTCTCCCGCAACTGGTCGGCGGCTAGGCAGCTGCAGGCCATCGGGTCCGGCCtggcggcgccgcgcgcgcacGAGGGGGGACTCGTGGCGCCGGTGTACTCCATGGGCTGCCTGCTCCACCTCGCCGCGTGggccctcgtcgccgccgtgccgtgcccggaccgcgccgccgcgctccaggcgcaccacctccccgccgcgccgccgcgcgccgcgttcccatgggcgccgccgctgctcgcgcTCCAGGAGCGCCTCACCGAGGAGGGGAAGCGCAAGGACAGGCGCAACTCCTGCGGCCTCCTCAAGGAAATCCACGCGCTGGAGAAATGCACGCAGCGGCTCGCCGAGGCGATCGACGCCGCACCCGTCCCGCTCTCCGGTGAGCGCGAGGCCGAGGTAcgggaggccgccgccgagctggCTGCCGTGTGCGCCGCCATGAGGGCCGGCCTTGAGCCTCTCGAAAGGCAGGTCAGGGAGGTGTTCCACCGCATTGTTCGCAGCCGCATGGAGGGGCTCGATTCGCCGATGCTCAACGCCGATTGA